The following are encoded together in the Panicum virgatum strain AP13 chromosome 6K, P.virgatum_v5, whole genome shotgun sequence genome:
- the LOC120711607 gene encoding putative disease resistance protein RGA4 isoform X1, with the protein MDTAIVPSAGVVDGGVLHLWASGVGLGGEVERLIGARRGLGSVLAEAQRKEIHNKALLLHLREAWQKASRADDLLGELDHYRILWEEREENYGDKLLHDVGDKKMLLLTPGSDIKILNNDIPEAAQDTTGSSFSSEDTAPALQIVPNKDISREISEHVEECCRIAKYVHNALELENLDFHIAQRNPSTRTDPRETSPYHTEQKVYGRDREQDFIISKLTSMESTRTNLSVLAIVGHGGVGKTTLAKLVFNKSIVSEHFDILLWVYVSVHFDVVKIMRELLDTLCGDKHENIKKSEELTLQEKLEYMLRSKRVLLVMDDMWEDDKREKWDELQNLLLTNDCNGNRVLVTTRKPSVAAMVGASDCIKLEGLNKGNFWRLFKACAFGDENYKGDRRLEKIGQQIVEKLKGNPLAAKTLGKVLRRRFDVDYWRRILDTSEWKHNNDENDIMPALMISYKYLPFHLQRCFSYCAIFPKYHRYDKERLIHMWIAEDLIYSPDMHRRQEDIGTDYFNDLVDKGFLENQTEFSSLLVMHDLIHDLAQKVSSDESFTIENNEPTDAPLLVRHVSVITEQQYKTEINGKVHPNELFLRQFCNSFRKLQRRSLSTLMLFGPHDLGFAETFRQELNEVRSVRVLKLEMVFFELNALIGNISAFFNLRYLELGCFYEGPRLELPEAICRLYHLEVLDIKKNWGVSTVLPRGICKLVNLRHLIAKKELHAKIPSIGKMVALQELEAFDVRDSREFSLSQLKGLNQLRGSISISSLYWVSREEATEARLCNKVYLTSLELSWYSLSGSHIPLRTGPILEDLVPPSGLRNLRIVAYRHPLPSWLSTSVHLTSLRSIHLVKCLFWETIPHPQQLPVLQEMHLIDLSLVKKIEVGPLKILELRRLRYLSEFTFFDKEQSYANLQVLEVEGCPKLDESLSQIFMSSSEHKFLGLHRLQIKNDFILNTIPLFELIVIDSLADIDLRCEQQSGFGGLRLKPSGISNGIGVQIEGNEYIHKLDERLFALNKLRNLQELEIRGYPTERRQERSWDGFQQLTSLKKFRMIMCAVLFATDLELFLPPSIEELEFSWCNITGIQLSRLLLNLGLLKNLKVDSCEGVTSLPVGLFTDEQNQTEEGSWRIPPGCLTTMKFLHISFTRGKQDPSSMKFLQISFTRGKQDPSSVMLFSCKHGLGRFASLEKIVIENCLALLSRMVSGEASHISPSYLAKLSIAGVQDSILHLSQVSSIVDLEVSGCPSLSCLSLNSCTALEKVCIRDCISLRSIEGLESCTALRDLRVTNCELLQRLRASLSSLKMLAIEENKSLASLDLNSCTALQKLCIVDCPALESWEGLKYLISLEDLQVKRSPGFTRSWVSAAEEVSSEHSFSLPLQKLDVDDIGVLCLPICSMLTSLKTLFIDGGRDAQRGNVDILTKGLLLLTSLRHLNLERFVHLKSLPAELRSLKSLKGLFIGHCSSITSLPVGGLPDSLTDLEAYGCSEELNVACREMLRVRRINLSIDGTDVEQLSC; encoded by the exons ATGGACACGGCGATTGTTCCGAGCGCCGgggtcgtcgacggcggcgtgctTCATCTGTGGGCTTCCGGCGTCGGCTTGGGGGGCGAGGTGGAGCGGCTCATTGGCGCCCGCAGAGGCCTCGGCTCGGTGCTCGCGGAGGCGCAGCGAAAGGAGATCCACAAcaaggcgctgctgctgcacctgAGGGAGGCCTGGCAGAAGGCGTCCCGCGCCGACGACCTGCTGGGCGAGCTGGATCACTACCGTATCCTGTGGGAGGAGCGCGAGGAGAACTACGGCGATAAG CTATTGCATGACGTTGGCGACAAAAAAATGCTTCTCTTGACCCCTGGAAGCGATATTAAGATTTTGAATAATGATATACCTGAAGCGGCTCAAGATACCACAGGAAGTTCTTTTAGCAGTGAAGATACAGCTCCTGCGCTACAGATTGTACCTAACAAGGATATTTCACGCGAGATAAGTGAACACGTAGAAGAATGCTGCAGGATAGCCAAGTATGTGCACAACGCTCTTGAGCTAGAAAATCTAGATTTCCATATTGCTCAGAGAAACCCTAGCACAAGGACAGATCCTCGGGAGACGTCGCCTTATCATACTGAACAGAAAGTTTATGGGAGGGACCGAGAGCAGGACTTCATTATAAGCAAGTTAACAAGTATGGAATCTACTAGGACAAACCTATCTGTCCTTGCCATCGTTGGACATGGAGGTGTTGGAAAGACTACTCTGGCTAAGCTGGTCTTCAACAAATCAATAGTGTCAGAGCATTTTGACATACTATTATGGGTTTATGTGTCAGTTCACTTTGATGTAGTTAAGATTATGCGTGAACTGTTGGATACACTGTGTGGGGACAAGCATGAAAACATCAAGAAATCAGAGGAGCTCACACTCCAAGAGAAGCTTGAGTATATGTTGAGGTCGAAACGTGTGCTACTTGTCATGGATGACATGTGGGAGGATGACAAAAGGGAAAAATGGGATGAGCTGCAAAATCTATTACTTACCAATGATTGCAATGGAAATAGAGTTCTGGTCACCACTCGTAAACCATCTGTTGCAGCAATGGTCGGAGCTTCAGATTGCATAAAACTAGAAGGTTTGAACAAGGGTAATTTTTGGCGTTTGTTTAAAGCGTGTGCCTTTGGTGATGAAAACTATAAGGGAGACAGGAGACTGGAGAAAATTGGGCAGCAGATAGTTGAAAAGTTAAAGGGCAACCCTTTAGCAGCAAAGACTCTGGGCAAAGTATTGAGAAGAAGATTTGACGTTGATTACTGGAGAAGAATTCTGGACACTAGTGAATGGAAGCATAACAATGATGAGAATGATATCATGCCGGCTTTGATGATCAGCTACAAATATCTACCTTTTCACCTTCAACGGTGCTTCTCGTACTGTGCTATATTCCCTAAGTATCATAGGTATGACAAAGAACGTTTGATCCATATGTGGATCGCAGAAGATTTGATATATTCCCCTGACATGCATAGACGGCAGGAGGACATTGGAACTGACTACTTCAATGATCTGGTCGATAAGGGTTTTCTGGAAAACCAAACTGAGTTTTCAAGCCTACTCGTCATGCACGATCTGATTCATGATCTAGCACAGAAGGTTTCATCTGATGAAAGCTTCACCATAGAGAACAACGAGCCCACGGATGCACCGCTGCTCGTTCGTCATGTCAGTGTAATCACAGAACAGCAGTACAAGACAGAAATAAATGGTAAAGTGCATCCTAATGAGCTGTTTCTTCGACAGTTCTGTAATTCATTCCGCAAGTTGCAACGAAGAAGTTTAAGCACATTGATGCTGTTCGGGCCACATGACTTGGGTTTTGCAGAAACATTTCGTCAAGAACTCAATGAAGTAAGGTCAGTCCGTGTGTTGAAGCTGGAGATGGTCTTCTTTGAGTTGAATGCACTGATCGGCAACATCTCAGCATTTTTCAATCTTCGCTATCTAGAATTGGGATGCTTTTACGAGGGTCCCAGGTTGGAATTGCCTGAGGCTATATGTAGGTTATACCACTTAGAAGTCCTGGATATAAAGAAGAACTGGGGAGTTAGCACAGTTTTACCAAGAGGAATATGCAAGCTTGTTAACTTACGCCATCTTATCGCTAAGAAGGAGTTGCATGCAAAAATACCCAGCATAGGAAAGATGGTTGCTCTGCAAGAACTCGAGGCATTTGACGTCAGGGACTCAAGAGAGTTTAGCTTATCGCAGTTGAAAGGACTGAATCAGTTAAGAGGATCAATAAGCATTTCTAGTCTTTACTGGGTATCCCGCGAAGAGGCTACAGAAGCAAGGCTCTGCAACAAGGTCTACCTAACTAGTCTGGAATTGTCATGGTATTCTTTATCTGGATCACACATTCCGTTGCGTACTGGTCCTATCCTTGAGGACCTTGTACCACCATCGGGCCTTAGAAATTTGCGAATTGTAGCATACAGACACCCGCTACCATCTTGGCTCAGCACCAGTGTCCATCTCACCTCATTGCGGTCAATTCATCTGGTTAAATGCTTATTTTGGGAAACAATTCCACATCCCCAGCAGTTGCCTGTTCTCCAGGAGATGCATTTGATTGACCTGTCTCTTGTTAAAAAAATAGAGGTTGGTCCTCTCAAGATCCTGGAACTACGCAGGTTGCGATATCTGAGCGAGTTCACATTTTTTGACAAGGAACAGTCATATGCTAATCTGCAGGTACTCGAAGTGGAGGGTTGCCCTAAACTGGATGAGTCTCTATCTCAGATATTCATGTCTTCCAGTGAGCACAAGTTTCTTGGTCTTCACAGGCTTCAGATTAAAAATGACTTCATTCTGAATACCATCCCGCTATTTGAACTCATAGTCATTGATTCTTTAGCAGATATAGATCTGCGTTGTGAACAACAATCAGGATTTGGCGGACTTCGTCTAAAACCATCCGGCATATCAAATGGGATCGGGGTGCAAATCGAAGGAAACGAATATATTCATAAGCTAGATGAAAGATTATTTGCATTGAACAAACTCAGGAACCTGCAAGAGCTTGAAATCCGGGGTTATCCCACCGAGAGACGCCAAGAGCGATCGTGGGACGGCTTCCAACAGTTGACTTCATTGAAAAAGTTCAGAATGATCATGTGCGCCGTATTATTTGCTACGGACCTTGAGCTCTTTCTGCCACCATCAATTGAAGAACTCGAGTTTAGTTGGTGCAATATTACAGGTATACAATTGTCACGACTCCTGCTGAACCTTGGCTTACTTAAGAATCTCAAGGTAGACAGCTGTGAAGGGGTAACATCGTTACCTGTAGGATTGTTTACAGATGAACAAAATCAAACGGAAGAAGGCTCGTGGCGCATCCCTCCGGGCTGTTTGACgaccatgaaatttttgcaTATCTCTTTCACAAGAGGAAAACAAGACCCGAGCTCAATGAAATTTTTGCAGATCTCTTTCACAAGAGGAAAACAAGACCCGAGCTCAGTGATGCTCTTTTCATGCAAGCACGGCCTCGGAAGATTCGCATCTCTTGAAAAAATTGTCATAGAAAATTGCCTTGCTCTGTTATCTAGAATGGTTTCAGGAGAAGCATCCCACATATCTCCATCCTATTTGGCAAAACTCAGCATAGCTGGCGTCCAAGACAGCATTCTGCACTTGTCACAAGTCTCTTCCATTGTCGATTTAGAGGTCTCGGGATGCCCGTCTTTGTCATGTTTGAGTCTGAATTCTTGCACTGCACTAGAAAAGGTGTGTATTAGAGATTGCATTTCGCTACGATCAATTGAAGGCTTAGAGTCATGTACGGCGTTGCGGGATTTGAGGGTGACGAACTGTGAGTTGCTGCAGCGGCTCAGAGCATCACTCAGCAGTCTGAAAATGCTGGCCATAGAGGAGAATAAAAGTTTAGCATCTCTGGACTTGAATTCGTGTACTGCACTGCAGAAACTATGCATTGTGGACTGCCCTGCTTTAGAATCATGGGAAGGTCTGAAATACCTCATCAGTCTTGAAGATTTGCAAGTTAAAAGATCCCCGGGCTTCACAAGATCATGGGTATCAGCAGCTGAAGAAGTCAGCAGCGAGCACAGCTTCTCATTGCCACTTCAAAAGCTCGACGTCGATGACATTGGTGTCCTCTGTTTGCCCATATGCAGCATGTTAACTTCTCTCAAAACATTATTCATCGATGGGGGTCGTGATGCTCAACGTGGCAATGTGGATATCTTGACGAAAGGGCTGCTACTTCTCACCTCCTTGAGACATCTTAACCTGGAGCGCTTTGTGCATCTCAAGTCATTGCCTGCAGAACTTCGATCTCTTAAATCACTGAAGGGATTATTCATTGGCCACTGTAGCTCGATCACTTCCTTGCCGGTGGGAGGCCTGCCAGATTCCCTGACGGACTTGGAGGCATATGGTTGCAGCGAGGAGCTAAATGTGGCGTGCCGAGAGATGCTTAGGGTTCGAAGAATAAATTTAAGTATTGATGGAACCGATGTGGAGCAATTGTCTTGTTAA
- the LOC120711607 gene encoding putative disease resistance protein RGA4 isoform X2 — MDTAIVPSAGVVDGGVLHLWASGVGLGGEVERLIGARRGLGSVLAEAQRKEIHNKALLLHLREAWQKASRADDLLGELDHYRILWEEREENYGDKLLHDVGDKKMLLLTPGSDIKILNNDIPEAAQDTTGSSFSSEDTAPALQIVPNKDISREISEHVEECCRIAKYVHNALELENLDFHIAQRNPSTRTDPRETSPYHTEQKVYGRDREQDFIISKLTSMESTRTNLSVLAIVGHGGVGKTTLAKLVFNKSIVSEHFDILLWVYVSVHFDVVKIMRELLDTLCGDKHENIKKSEELTLQEKLEYMLRSKRVLLVMDDMWEDDKREKWDELQNLLLTNDCNGNRVLVTTRKPSVAAMVGASDCIKLEGLNKGNFWRLFKACAFGDENYKGDRRLEKIGQQIVEKLKGNPLAAKTLGKVLRRRFDVDYWRRILDTSEWKHNNDENDIMPALMISYKYLPFHLQRCFSYCAIFPKYHRYDKERLIHMWIAEDLIYSPDMHRRQEDIGTDYFNDLVDKGFLENQTEFSSLLVMHDLIHDLAQKVSSDESFTIENNEPTDAPLLVRHVSVITEQQYKTEINGKVHPNELFLRQFCNSFRKLQRRSLSTLMLFGPHDLGFAETFRQELNEVRSVRVLKLEMVFFELNALIGNISAFFNLRYLELGCFYEGPRLELPEAICRLYHLEVLDIKKNWGVSTVLPRGICKLVNLRHLIAKKELHAKIPSIGKMVALQELEAFDVRDSREFSLSQLKGLNQLRGSISISSLYWVSREEATEARLCNKVYLTSLELSWYSLSGSHIPLRTGPILEDLVPPSGLRNLRIVAYRHPLPSWLSTSVHLTSLRSIHLVKCLFWETIPHPQQLPVLQEMHLIDLSLVKKIEVGPLKILELRRLRYLSEFTFFDKEQSYANLQVLEVEGCPKLDESLSQIFMSSSEHKFLGLHRLQIKNDFILNTIPLFELIVIDSLADIDLRCEQQSGFGGLRLKPSGISNGIGVQIEGNEYIHKLDERLFALNKLRNLQELEIRGYPTERRQERSWDGFQQLTSLKKFRMIMCAVLFATDLELFLPPSIEELEFSWCNITGIQLSRLLLNLGLLKNLKVDSCEGVTSLPVGLFTDEQNQTEEGSWRIPPGCLTTMKFLQISFTRGKQDPSSVMLFSCKHGLGRFASLEKIVIENCLALLSRMVSGEASHISPSYLAKLSIAGVQDSILHLSQVSSIVDLEVSGCPSLSCLSLNSCTALEKVCIRDCISLRSIEGLESCTALRDLRVTNCELLQRLRASLSSLKMLAIEENKSLASLDLNSCTALQKLCIVDCPALESWEGLKYLISLEDLQVKRSPGFTRSWVSAAEEVSSEHSFSLPLQKLDVDDIGVLCLPICSMLTSLKTLFIDGGRDAQRGNVDILTKGLLLLTSLRHLNLERFVHLKSLPAELRSLKSLKGLFIGHCSSITSLPVGGLPDSLTDLEAYGCSEELNVACREMLRVRRINLSIDGTDVEQLSC, encoded by the exons ATGGACACGGCGATTGTTCCGAGCGCCGgggtcgtcgacggcggcgtgctTCATCTGTGGGCTTCCGGCGTCGGCTTGGGGGGCGAGGTGGAGCGGCTCATTGGCGCCCGCAGAGGCCTCGGCTCGGTGCTCGCGGAGGCGCAGCGAAAGGAGATCCACAAcaaggcgctgctgctgcacctgAGGGAGGCCTGGCAGAAGGCGTCCCGCGCCGACGACCTGCTGGGCGAGCTGGATCACTACCGTATCCTGTGGGAGGAGCGCGAGGAGAACTACGGCGATAAG CTATTGCATGACGTTGGCGACAAAAAAATGCTTCTCTTGACCCCTGGAAGCGATATTAAGATTTTGAATAATGATATACCTGAAGCGGCTCAAGATACCACAGGAAGTTCTTTTAGCAGTGAAGATACAGCTCCTGCGCTACAGATTGTACCTAACAAGGATATTTCACGCGAGATAAGTGAACACGTAGAAGAATGCTGCAGGATAGCCAAGTATGTGCACAACGCTCTTGAGCTAGAAAATCTAGATTTCCATATTGCTCAGAGAAACCCTAGCACAAGGACAGATCCTCGGGAGACGTCGCCTTATCATACTGAACAGAAAGTTTATGGGAGGGACCGAGAGCAGGACTTCATTATAAGCAAGTTAACAAGTATGGAATCTACTAGGACAAACCTATCTGTCCTTGCCATCGTTGGACATGGAGGTGTTGGAAAGACTACTCTGGCTAAGCTGGTCTTCAACAAATCAATAGTGTCAGAGCATTTTGACATACTATTATGGGTTTATGTGTCAGTTCACTTTGATGTAGTTAAGATTATGCGTGAACTGTTGGATACACTGTGTGGGGACAAGCATGAAAACATCAAGAAATCAGAGGAGCTCACACTCCAAGAGAAGCTTGAGTATATGTTGAGGTCGAAACGTGTGCTACTTGTCATGGATGACATGTGGGAGGATGACAAAAGGGAAAAATGGGATGAGCTGCAAAATCTATTACTTACCAATGATTGCAATGGAAATAGAGTTCTGGTCACCACTCGTAAACCATCTGTTGCAGCAATGGTCGGAGCTTCAGATTGCATAAAACTAGAAGGTTTGAACAAGGGTAATTTTTGGCGTTTGTTTAAAGCGTGTGCCTTTGGTGATGAAAACTATAAGGGAGACAGGAGACTGGAGAAAATTGGGCAGCAGATAGTTGAAAAGTTAAAGGGCAACCCTTTAGCAGCAAAGACTCTGGGCAAAGTATTGAGAAGAAGATTTGACGTTGATTACTGGAGAAGAATTCTGGACACTAGTGAATGGAAGCATAACAATGATGAGAATGATATCATGCCGGCTTTGATGATCAGCTACAAATATCTACCTTTTCACCTTCAACGGTGCTTCTCGTACTGTGCTATATTCCCTAAGTATCATAGGTATGACAAAGAACGTTTGATCCATATGTGGATCGCAGAAGATTTGATATATTCCCCTGACATGCATAGACGGCAGGAGGACATTGGAACTGACTACTTCAATGATCTGGTCGATAAGGGTTTTCTGGAAAACCAAACTGAGTTTTCAAGCCTACTCGTCATGCACGATCTGATTCATGATCTAGCACAGAAGGTTTCATCTGATGAAAGCTTCACCATAGAGAACAACGAGCCCACGGATGCACCGCTGCTCGTTCGTCATGTCAGTGTAATCACAGAACAGCAGTACAAGACAGAAATAAATGGTAAAGTGCATCCTAATGAGCTGTTTCTTCGACAGTTCTGTAATTCATTCCGCAAGTTGCAACGAAGAAGTTTAAGCACATTGATGCTGTTCGGGCCACATGACTTGGGTTTTGCAGAAACATTTCGTCAAGAACTCAATGAAGTAAGGTCAGTCCGTGTGTTGAAGCTGGAGATGGTCTTCTTTGAGTTGAATGCACTGATCGGCAACATCTCAGCATTTTTCAATCTTCGCTATCTAGAATTGGGATGCTTTTACGAGGGTCCCAGGTTGGAATTGCCTGAGGCTATATGTAGGTTATACCACTTAGAAGTCCTGGATATAAAGAAGAACTGGGGAGTTAGCACAGTTTTACCAAGAGGAATATGCAAGCTTGTTAACTTACGCCATCTTATCGCTAAGAAGGAGTTGCATGCAAAAATACCCAGCATAGGAAAGATGGTTGCTCTGCAAGAACTCGAGGCATTTGACGTCAGGGACTCAAGAGAGTTTAGCTTATCGCAGTTGAAAGGACTGAATCAGTTAAGAGGATCAATAAGCATTTCTAGTCTTTACTGGGTATCCCGCGAAGAGGCTACAGAAGCAAGGCTCTGCAACAAGGTCTACCTAACTAGTCTGGAATTGTCATGGTATTCTTTATCTGGATCACACATTCCGTTGCGTACTGGTCCTATCCTTGAGGACCTTGTACCACCATCGGGCCTTAGAAATTTGCGAATTGTAGCATACAGACACCCGCTACCATCTTGGCTCAGCACCAGTGTCCATCTCACCTCATTGCGGTCAATTCATCTGGTTAAATGCTTATTTTGGGAAACAATTCCACATCCCCAGCAGTTGCCTGTTCTCCAGGAGATGCATTTGATTGACCTGTCTCTTGTTAAAAAAATAGAGGTTGGTCCTCTCAAGATCCTGGAACTACGCAGGTTGCGATATCTGAGCGAGTTCACATTTTTTGACAAGGAACAGTCATATGCTAATCTGCAGGTACTCGAAGTGGAGGGTTGCCCTAAACTGGATGAGTCTCTATCTCAGATATTCATGTCTTCCAGTGAGCACAAGTTTCTTGGTCTTCACAGGCTTCAGATTAAAAATGACTTCATTCTGAATACCATCCCGCTATTTGAACTCATAGTCATTGATTCTTTAGCAGATATAGATCTGCGTTGTGAACAACAATCAGGATTTGGCGGACTTCGTCTAAAACCATCCGGCATATCAAATGGGATCGGGGTGCAAATCGAAGGAAACGAATATATTCATAAGCTAGATGAAAGATTATTTGCATTGAACAAACTCAGGAACCTGCAAGAGCTTGAAATCCGGGGTTATCCCACCGAGAGACGCCAAGAGCGATCGTGGGACGGCTTCCAACAGTTGACTTCATTGAAAAAGTTCAGAATGATCATGTGCGCCGTATTATTTGCTACGGACCTTGAGCTCTTTCTGCCACCATCAATTGAAGAACTCGAGTTTAGTTGGTGCAATATTACAGGTATACAATTGTCACGACTCCTGCTGAACCTTGGCTTACTTAAGAATCTCAAGGTAGACAGCTGTGAAGGGGTAACATCGTTACCTGTAGGATTGTTTACAGATGAACAAAATCAAACGGAAGAAGGCTCGTGGCGCATCCCTCCGGGCTGTTTGACgaccatgaa ATTTTTGCAGATCTCTTTCACAAGAGGAAAACAAGACCCGAGCTCAGTGATGCTCTTTTCATGCAAGCACGGCCTCGGAAGATTCGCATCTCTTGAAAAAATTGTCATAGAAAATTGCCTTGCTCTGTTATCTAGAATGGTTTCAGGAGAAGCATCCCACATATCTCCATCCTATTTGGCAAAACTCAGCATAGCTGGCGTCCAAGACAGCATTCTGCACTTGTCACAAGTCTCTTCCATTGTCGATTTAGAGGTCTCGGGATGCCCGTCTTTGTCATGTTTGAGTCTGAATTCTTGCACTGCACTAGAAAAGGTGTGTATTAGAGATTGCATTTCGCTACGATCAATTGAAGGCTTAGAGTCATGTACGGCGTTGCGGGATTTGAGGGTGACGAACTGTGAGTTGCTGCAGCGGCTCAGAGCATCACTCAGCAGTCTGAAAATGCTGGCCATAGAGGAGAATAAAAGTTTAGCATCTCTGGACTTGAATTCGTGTACTGCACTGCAGAAACTATGCATTGTGGACTGCCCTGCTTTAGAATCATGGGAAGGTCTGAAATACCTCATCAGTCTTGAAGATTTGCAAGTTAAAAGATCCCCGGGCTTCACAAGATCATGGGTATCAGCAGCTGAAGAAGTCAGCAGCGAGCACAGCTTCTCATTGCCACTTCAAAAGCTCGACGTCGATGACATTGGTGTCCTCTGTTTGCCCATATGCAGCATGTTAACTTCTCTCAAAACATTATTCATCGATGGGGGTCGTGATGCTCAACGTGGCAATGTGGATATCTTGACGAAAGGGCTGCTACTTCTCACCTCCTTGAGACATCTTAACCTGGAGCGCTTTGTGCATCTCAAGTCATTGCCTGCAGAACTTCGATCTCTTAAATCACTGAAGGGATTATTCATTGGCCACTGTAGCTCGATCACTTCCTTGCCGGTGGGAGGCCTGCCAGATTCCCTGACGGACTTGGAGGCATATGGTTGCAGCGAGGAGCTAAATGTGGCGTGCCGAGAGATGCTTAGGGTTCGAAGAATAAATTTAAGTATTGATGGAACCGATGTGGAGCAATTGTCTTGTTAA
- the LOC120711613 gene encoding uncharacterized protein LOC120711613: MHTLAFLAGAMVWSQVSSFLAINVDFQRVENLNTNGCYRKTTLMVNITSCIYPHEEFLPQISASVYAMKTLILQSKTILLEIRELWRERCILVMMGICLLCLFVC, encoded by the exons ATGCACACCCTTGCATTCTTAGCTGGTGCCATGGTTTGGTCACAG GTGAGTTCTTTTCTTGCTATAAATGTTGACTTCCAGCGAGTGGAGAATCTGAACACAAATGGTTGCTACAGAAAGACAACGCTCATGGTAAATATAACTTCTTGCAT ATATCCTCACGAAGAATTCTTACCTCAAATATCAGCTTCTGTGTATGCGATGAAGACTCTGATTCTGCAGAGTAAAACCATCCTTCTAGAG ATCAGGGAACTCTGGAGAGAACGATGTATTTTAGTGATGATGGGCATATGCCTACTGTGCTTATTTGTCTGCTGA